In one Macaca nemestrina isolate mMacNem1 chromosome 2, mMacNem.hap1, whole genome shotgun sequence genomic region, the following are encoded:
- the LOC105477497 gene encoding tRNA methyltransferase 10 homolog C yields MSVCVNFFRPFTRFLVPFTLHRKRNNLYSTILPRYISSKIPAVTSPNNESTPPSEELELDKWKTTMKSSVQEECVSTVSSSKDEDPLAATREFIEMWRLLGKEVPEHITEEELKTIMECVSKTAKKKYLKYLYVKEKHKKAKQIKKEMKAAAREEAKKVKLLETTEEDKQQNFLFLRLWDRNVNIAMGWKGAQAMQFGQPLVFDMAYENYMKPKELQYTISQLLESEGWNRRNVDPFHIYFCNLKTDSAYHRELVKRYEEKWDKLLLTATEKSHVDLFPKDSIIYLTADSPNVMTTFRHDKVYIIGSFVDKMMQPGTSLAKAKRLKLATECLPLDKYLQWDTGNKNLTLDQMMRILLCLKNTGNWEEALKFVPQRKHTGFLEISQHSQEFINRLKKSKTFNSFSKGSLNVCAQKKWLK; encoded by the coding sequence ATGAGTGTTTGTGTCAATTTCTTCAGACCCTTCACCAGGTTTTTGGTGCCATTTACCCTTCAtaggaagagaaataatttatattcaacaATTTTGCCGAGGTACATATCTTCCAAAATACCAGCTGTTACTTCTCCTAATAATGAGAGTACACCCCCTTCTGAAGAGCTAGAATTGGATAAGTGGAAAACTACCATGAAATCTAGTGTGCAAGAAGAATGTGTTTCAACAGTCTCAAGCAGTAAGGATGAAGATCCTCTAGCTGCCACCAGAGAGTTCATTGAGATGTGGAGATTGCTTGGCAAAGAAGTACCAGAACACATCACTGAAGAAGAGCTCAAAACCATTATGGAATGTGTttctaaaacagcaaaaaaaaaatatttaaaatatttatatgtgaaggaaaaacacaaaaaagctaagcaaataaaaaaggaaatgaaagcagcAGCAAGGGAAGAAGCAAAAAAAGTCAAGCTGCTGGAAACCACTGAGGAAGATAAACAGCAAAACTTTCTATTCTTACGACTTTGGGATAGGAATGTAAACATTGCAATGGGCTGGAAGGGTGCCCAGGCCATGCAGTTTGGACAACCTTTGGTTTTTGACATGGCTTACGAAAAttatatgaaaccaaaagaaTTGCAGTATACTATTTCCCAGCTTTTAGAAAGTGAAGGATGGAACAGAAGAAATGTTGatcctttccatatttatttcTGCAATCTAAAAACAGATAGTGCTTATCACAGAGAGTTGGTTAAACGGTATGAAGAAAAATGGGACAAACTGCTTTTAACAGCAACAGAAAAGTCTCATGTAGATTTATTTCCAAAGGACAGTATTATCTATTTAACTGCAGATTCTCCCAATGTTATGACTACTTTCAGGCATGACAAAGTTTATATAATTGGGTCTTTTGTTGATAAGATGATGCAGCCAGGCACATCCCTAGCCAAGGCAAAACGGCTGAAGCTGGCAACTGAATGCCTTCCATTAGATAAATATTTACAATGGGATACTGGTAACAAAAATCTCACCTTAGATCAAATGATGCGTATTTTGTTATGTCTGAAAAACACTGGTAATTGGGAAGAGGCTCTGAAATTTGTTCCCCAGAGAAAACATACTGGTTTTCTGGAGATTTCTCAGCACTCTCAAGAGTTTATCAACAGATTGAAGAAGTCAAagacttttaattcattttcaaaagGTTCTCTAAATGTGTGTGCACAGAAGAAGTGGCTCAAATGA